The Bradysia coprophila strain Holo2 unplaced genomic scaffold, BU_Bcop_v1 contig_151, whole genome shotgun sequence genome contains a region encoding:
- the LOC119074778 gene encoding uncharacterized protein LOC119074778, giving the protein MSKDVISPRSENRLLQSDNEDNELNTTIVFGPNRIYRTISESSLSGISANLNNLEVTNSSKRNHRSMVFSEDTTEKSSSSTPKKLKPSVTMPPLVSEVVKNDFHIVDIVSDDAAIEFFSETQGTSIYTAVLKEITRAKDISKINFEDSFLDRGKFRYICSNATTRDWLTSIIPGIIPWGNAKIKSINQGAPPTLFKYTMIVSMPSLEPPDIFTLMAAQNVNLDTSNWRCVFRSKVEKNKQTWIVNVDENSLPALKEVDFKPYAGSSRIKMFPKK; this is encoded by the coding sequence ATGTCAAAGGATGTAATAAGCCCTAGAAGTGAAAATCGACTCCTACAATCGGACAACGAGGACAACGAATTAAATACAACAATAGTGTTTGGACCGAATCGTATATACCGAACCATTAGCGAATCGTCGTTGAGCGGTATATCAGCAAACCTCAACAATTTGGAGGTAACGAATTCCTCTAAGCGTAACCACCGTTCCATGGTATTCTCGGAAGATACAACAGAAAAATCGTCGTCGTCTACtccgaaaaaattgaaaccatCAGTCACAATGCCGCCGCTTGTTTCCGAAGTGGTTAAAAATGACTTCCACATCGTCGACATTGTTTCGGACGATGCAGCAATTGAGTTCTTCAGTGAGACGCAAGGCACCAGCATATACACCGCCGTGCTAAAAGAAATCACTCGAGCGAAAGACATCAGCAAAATCAACTTTGAGGATAGCTTCCTCGACCGGGGAAAATTTCGCTACATCTGTTCAAATGCCACAACTCGGGATTGGCTCACTTCGATAATCCCAGGTATTATTCCATGGGGAAACGCGAAAATTAAGTCAATCAATCAAGGGGCCCCACCAACTCTGTTCAAGTACACAATGATCGTGTCGATGCCATCGCTCGAGCCACCCGATATTTTCACTCTCATGGCAGCGCAAAATGTCAATCTGGATACCTCCAATTGGAGATGCGTTTTTCGGTCCAAAGTCGAAAAGAATAAGCAAACGTGGATCGTCAACGTCGATGAAAATTCACTTCCAGCACTTAAGGAAGTCGATTTCAAACCGTACGCCGGCAGCAGCCGGATAAAAATGTTCCCGAAAAAGTGA